A DNA window from Linepithema humile isolate Giens D197 chromosome 6, Lhum_UNIL_v1.0, whole genome shotgun sequence contains the following coding sequences:
- the LOC137000406 gene encoding uncharacterized protein, which produces MSPSIITNKNMWEYYTKVSDFKAKCKYCGNTYLYKESSNFKRHIKIHKEISEDEEEKKLIQWKYFKYLNQYSSQCVICNTDVPSTTESVKHHLSLHSEEEQKNYIHVTDWTLRFRTEKNDNIVECNICHKNISLSISKSLDYHTKNKHLDKLKNTQEAYDTVGSSERVSSLQTDTMSLRIITNKNVWQYYTKMSDFKAKCKSCRNTFHYKSSSNFKRHIKLHKEISEDEEEKKLIRWKYFKYLNQYSSQCVICNTDVPSTTESVEHHLSLHSEEEQKNYIHVTDWTLRFRTEKNDNIVECNICHKDVSLSISKSLDYHTRNKHLDKLKNTQEAYDTVGSSERVSSLQTDTMSLRIITNKNVWQYYTKVSDFKAKCKSCRNTYLYKDSSNFKTHIKLHKEISEDEEEKKLIRWKYFKYLNQYSSQCVICNTDVPSTTESVEHHLSLHSEEEQKNYIHVTDWTLRFRTEKNDNIVECNICHKDVSLSISKSLDYHTRNKHLGKLKNTQEAYDTVGSSERVSSLQTDTMSLRIITNKNVWQYYTKVSDFKAKCKSCRNTYLYKDSSNFKTHIKLHKEISEDEEEKKLIRWKYFKYLNQYSSQCVICNTDVPSTTESVEHHLSLHSEEQQKNNIYGTDWTLRFRTEKNDNIVECNICHKNISLCITKSLDYHTRNKHLDKLKNTQEAYDTVGSSERVSSLQTDTMSLSIITNKNVWEYYTKVSDFKAKCKSCRNTLRYKSSSSFKRHIKIHKEISEDEEKKKLIRWKYFKYLNQYSSQCVICNTDVPSTTESVEHHLSLHSEEQQKNNIYGTDWTLRFRTEKNDNIVECNICHKNISLSISKSLNYHTRNKHLDKLKNTQEAYDTVGSSERVLSLQTDTMSERLFTLAF; this is translated from the exons ATGTCTCCAAGCATTATAACTAACAAGAATATGTgggaatattatacaaaagtgTCGGATTTCAAAGCGAAATGCAAGTATTGCGGAAATACATATCTTTATAAAGAATCGTCAAACTTCAAAAGACATATAAAGATACATAAGGAAATTTCGGAAgacgaagaagagaagaaactAATACAATGgaagtatttcaaatatttaaaccaATACTCTTCACAATGTGTTATCTGTAATACAGACGTTCCGTCTACAACTGAATCTGTAAAACATCATTTAAGTTTGCATTCTGAAGAAGaacaaaagaattatatacatgtaacagATTGGACATTGAGATTTCggacagaaaaaaatgataatatagtggaatgtaatatttgtcataaaaatatatctctttctatttcaaaaagtttagattatcatacaaaaaataaacatttggacaaattgaaaaatacgcaagaagCATACGACACAGTTGGTTCGTCAGAACGCGTttcatcacttcaaacggacacaATGTCTCTAAGAATTATAACTAACAAGAATGTGTggcaatattatacaaaaatgtcgGATTTCAAAGCGAAATGCAAGTCTTGCAGAAAtacatttcattataaaagCTCGTCAAACTTCAAaagacatataaaattacataaagaaatttcggaagacgaagaagagaagaaactAATACGATGgaagtatttcaaatatttaaaccaATACTCTTCACAATGTGTTATCTGTAATACAGATGTTCCGTCCACAACTGAATCTGTAGAACATCATTTAAGTTTGCATTCTGAAGAAGaacaaaagaattatatacatgtaacagATTGGACATTGAGATTTCggacagaaaaaaatgataatatagtggaatgtaatatttgtcataaagatgtatctctttctatttcaaaaagtttaGATTATCatacaagaaataaacatttggacaaattgaaaaatacgcaagaagCATACGACACAGTTGGTTCGTCAGAACGCGTttcatcacttcaaacggacacaATGTCTCTAAGAATTATAACTAACAAGAATGTGTggcaatattatacaaaagtgTCGGATTTCAAAGCGAAATGCAAGTCTTGCAGAAATACATATCTTTATAAAGACTCGTCAAACTTCaaaacacatataaaattacataaagaaatttcggaagacgaagaagagaagaaactAATACGATGgaagtatttcaaatatttaaaccaATACTCTTCACAATGTGTTATCTGTAATACAGATGTTCCGTCCACAACTGAATCTGTAGAACATCATTTAAGTTTGCATTCTGAAGAAGaacaaaagaattatatacatgtaacagATTGGACATTGAGATTTCggacagaaaaaaatgataatatagtggaatgtaatatttgtcataaagatgtatctctttctatttcaaaaagtttaGATTATCatacaagaaataaacatttgggcaaattgaaaaatacgcaagaagCATACGACACAGTTGGTTCGTCAGAACGCGTttcatcacttcaaacggacacaATGTCTCTAAGAATTATAACTAACAAGAATGTGTggcaatattatacaaaagtgTCGGATTTCAAAGCGAAATGCAAGTCTTGCAGAAATACATATCTTTATAAAGACTCGTCAAACTTCaaaacacatataaaattacataaagaaatttcggaagacgaagaagagaagaaactAATACGATGgaagtatttcaaatatttaaaccaATACTCTTCACAATGTGTTATCTGTAATACAGATGTTCCGTCTACAACTGAATCTGTAGAACATCATTTAAGTTTGCATTCTGAAGAAcaacaaaagaataatatatatggaaCAGATTGGACATTGAGATTTCggacagaaaaaaatgataatatagtggaatgtaatatttgtcataaaaatatatctctttgTATTACAAAAAGTTTAGATTATCatacaagaaataaacatttggacaaattgaaaaatacgcaagaagCATACGACACAGTTGGTTCGTCAGAACGCGTttcatcacttcaaacggacacaATGTCTCTAAGCATTATAACTAACAAGAATGTGTgggaatattatacaaaagtgTCGGATTTCAAAGCGAAATGCAAGTCTTGCAGAAATACATTACGTTATAAAAGCTCGTCAAGCTTCAAAagacatataaaaatacataaagaaatttcggaagacgaagaaaagaagaaactaATACGATGgaagtatttcaaatatttaaaccaATACTCTTCACAATGTGTTATCTGTAATACAGATGTTCCGTCTACAACTGAATCTGTAGAACATCATTTAAGTTTGCATTCTGAAGAAcaacaaaagaataatatatatggaaCAGATTGGACATTGAGATTTCggacagaaaaaaatgataatatagtggaatgtaatatttgtcataaaaatatatctctttctatttcaaaaagtttaaattatcatacaagaaataaacatttggacaaattgaaaaatacgcaagaagCATACGACACAGTTGGTTCGTCAGAACGCGTTTtatcacttcaaacggacacaATGTCTGA AAGATTATTTACGCTTGCATTctaa